Proteins encoded together in one Quercus lobata isolate SW786 chromosome 3, ValleyOak3.0 Primary Assembly, whole genome shotgun sequence window:
- the LOC115978813 gene encoding uncharacterized protein LOC115978813, producing MGRWRAFSLLLNHISTASTKCLTPNKTSLPPRLTPLHLSLPSTPTLRAFLTSTRPFSAIPSRVLVDTTDYDYGYNNEFVPKEDEETGKIPIKAYFLCTSINLKSMQAENLSNVVPPSSRSSNYIALRYCDFPSENAGLGVKGSLNSCRYMVVFQYGSAVLFNIEDHEVETYLDLVRRHSSGLLPEMRKDDYAVKEKPLLDEDMKGGPDYIVLKTLDTDGVRVIGSVLGQSIALDYFVSQVDGMVQEFAEINRGMEKTGTFTMDKKKLLQLVGKANSNLADVILKVGLFDRSDIAWRDAKYAQIYEYLREEYEVTQRFGNLDFKLKFVEHNIHFLQEVLQNRKSDLLEWCIIGLLTIENCISIYEIVRDSNAVPL from the exons ATGGGGAGATGGAGAGCTTTTTCCCTTCTCCTCAATCACATATCCACTGCATCCACAAAGTGTCTCACACCTAATAAAACTTCTCTTCCTCCCAGACTCAcacctctccatctctctcttccttcaactCCAACTCTTCGCGCTTTCCTCACCTCAACAAGACCCTTCTCCGCAATCCCATCTCGGGTCCTGGTCGATACCACAGACTACGATTATGGGTACAATAACGAGTTTGTGCCTAAGGAAGACGAGGAAACTGGAAAGATTCCTATTAAAGCCTACTTTCTTTGTACTAG TATCAATCTGAAGAGTATGCAAGCTGAGAATTTAAGCAACGTAGTCCCTCCTTCCTCCCGCTCATCAAATTATATTGCCCTCAGATATTGTGATTTCCCTTCAGAAAATGCT GGCCTTGGAGTCAAGGGAAGCCTGAACAGCTGTCGTTATATGGTTGTTTTCCAGTATGGATCTGCTGTTCTATTTAATATTGAGGATCATGAAGTTGAAACTTACCTGGACCTAGTTAGAAGACATTCTTCTGGATTGCTTCCAGAGATGAGGAAAGATG ATTATGCTGTAAAAGAGAAGCCACTGTTAGACGAGGACATGAAGGGAGGGCCAGACTACATCGTTCTCAAAACTTTGGATACTGATGGTGTCCGTGTTATTGGAAGCGTGCTTGGCCAAAGCATTGCTTTGGATTATTTTGTTTCACAG GTTGATGGTATGGTTCAAGAATTTGCAGAAATAAATCGTGGAATGGAGAAAACTGGAACTTTTACCATGGATAAGAAGAAGCTCCTTCAACTTGTTGGGAAGGCTAATTCCAATCTAGCTGATGTAATTCTCAAAGTTGGTCTTTTTGATAG ATCTGATATTGCCTGGAGGGATGCAAAATATGCCCAAATATATGAATATCTTCGGGAGGAGTATGAGGTGACTCAACGCTTTgggaatttggattttaaattaaaatttgtagag CATAACATTCATTTCCTTCAAGAAGTCCTCCAAAACAGGAAGTCAGATCTCTTGGAATGGTGCATCATCGGCCTATTGACGATTGAGAATTGCATATCAATATACGAGATTGTTCGTGATTCAAATGCAGTTCCTCTTTAA
- the LOC115981362 gene encoding uncharacterized protein LOC115981362 encodes MVESSGHALWDCEAAGAVWRESNLQLPKLRNAHRDFMEVVWKLWEGSRELNWECFATTAWCIWKNRNSLKFEGKGKAVKVIVKEAELLVEEFRSGNTREKLPVTLRTQAWRPPREGWYKANVDGAVFKETNSCGIGVVIRNDQGQIMGAMSKKLNLPLGAVEVEAKAFEEGLMLAGDLGLKQIILEGDAQIVTNALLGKCLPPTSIQMLISGASRWKQWVRDWKASYVRRTGN; translated from the coding sequence ATGGTAGAGTCATCAGGGCATGCTTTATGGGATTGTGAGGCGGCGGGGGCTGTGTGGAGAGAATCAAATTTGCAGCTGCCTAAGCTCAGAAATGCACACCGTGACTTCATGGAGGTAGTGTGGAAGCTTTGGGAAGGGAGTAGGGAGTTGAATTGGGAGTGCTTTGCGACTACGGCTTGGTGCATTTGGAAAAATAGAAACTCATTAAAATTTGAAGGGAAGGGCAAGGCAGTAAAGGTGATTGTCAAGGAGGCTGAGCTGCTGGTGGAGGAATTCAGATCAGGGAATACAAGGGAAAAACTTCCTGTGACGTTGAGAACTCAAGCTTGGAGGCCGCCTAGGGAGGGGTGGTATAAAGCTAATGTGGATGGGGCGGTTTTTAAGGAGACTAACAGCTGTGGTATTGGAGTTGTGATTAGAAATGACCAAGGCCAAATTATGGGAGCTATGAGTAAGAAGCTGAATCTTCCCTTAGGAGCTGTGGAAGTTGAAGCGAAAGCGTTTGAAGAAGGCTTAATGCTAGCAGGTGACCTCGGCTTGAAGCAAATAATCCTGGAAGGAGATGCTCAGATTGTTACTAATGCTTTGCTGGGTAAGTGCTTGCCGCCAACCTCAATTCAAATGCTGATTTCTGGTGCTAGTCGCTGGAAGCAATGGGTTCGGGATTGGAAAGCAAGCTATGTCCGTAGAACAGGAAATTGA
- the LOC115978816 gene encoding uncharacterized protein At5g01610, whose amino-acid sequence MEKALTKVGSLKVGNLWITKKAKEEFSNISEDISTFSNTVEEKAKWVFNKLKGKPLKSLPDLLREYNLPPGLFPRNITCYEFDESKSKLVVYLPSVCEVSFKDSVIRYATRVKAVLMKGKLTSIEGMKTKVLVWVKVTSVAVEGYKSDKVWFTAGVKKSRPKDVYEMPRDAVRVGEF is encoded by the exons atggagaaAGCTCTGACAAAAGTGGGTAGTCTAAAGGTTGGGAACTTGTGGATTACAAAGAAAGCCAAGGAAGAGTTCTCTAACATTAGTGAAGACATCTCT ACTTTCTCAAACACAGTTGAAGAAAAGGCAAAGTGGGTTTTCAACAAACTAAAAG GAAAGCCATTGAAGAGTTTACCAGATCTCCTTCGAGAGTACAACTTGCCGCCCGGCCTCTTTCCTCGGAACATAACTTGTTATGAATTTGATGAATCGAAGTCCAAGCTGGTTGTGTACTTGCCTTCTGTATGTGAGGTCAGCTTTAAGGACTCCGTTATAAGATATGCTACTCGGGTGAAAGCAGTTTTGATGAAGGGAAAGCTCACGAGTATAGAGGGCATGAAGACTAAGGTTCTAGTGTGGGTTAAAGTGACAAGTGTGGCAGTAGAGGGCTACAAGTCTGATAAGGTTTGGTTTACAGCTGGTGTAAAGAAATCAAGGCCTAAGGATGTTTATGAAATGCCACGTGACGCTGTCAGAGTAGGAGAATTCTGA
- the LOC115981986 gene encoding chorismate mutase 3, chloroplastic — translation MESKLLEVAITGTPAHITFKSSRPTLHFASKATFISPESNFVANGCRPIQASFSSTTSPSSSFPIRLVKKKRVDESDTLTLPFIRHSLIQQEDSIIFSLLERAQYCYNADTYDHDAFSVDSFNGSLVEFMVRETEKLHAQVGRYKNPDELPFFLADLPEPMLPPLQYPQVLHPCADSININNKVWNMYFRDLLPRLVKAGDDGNCGSAAVCDTHCLQVLSKRIHYGKFVAEAKFRESPAAYEDAIKAKDTAQLMELLTYETVEAAIKKRVEMKAKTFGQDVMVNQQEDVADPVYKIKPSLVANLYGEWIMPLTKQVQVEYLLRRLD, via the exons ATGGAGTCCAAGCTATTAGAAGTTGCCATAACAGGCACTCCAGCCCATATTACCTTCAAATCTTCAAGACCCACTTTGCATTTTGCCTCCAAAGCCACCTTTATATCCCCTGaatcaaattttgttgcaaATGGGTGTCGCCCTATTCAggcttctttttcttctactaCTTCTCCTTCTTCCTCCTTTCCAATCAG ACttgtaaagaagaaaagagtggATGAGAGTGACACCTTGACTCTACCCTTTATAAGACACTCTTTAATCCAACAAGAGGATAGCATAATATTTAGCCTTTTGGAGAGGGCTCAGTATTGTTACAATGCAGACACATATGACCATGATGCATTCTCCGTGGATAGTTTCaatggatctttggttgagttcATGGTCAGGGAAACCGAAAAGCTCCATGCTCAG GTGGGCAGATATAAGAACCCAGATGAGCTTCCTTTTTTCCTAGCAGACCTACCTGAGCCGATGCTTCCACCTTTGCAATATCCACAG GTGTTGCATCCCTGTGCTGATTCAATCAATATAAACAATAAGGTGTGGAATATGTATTTTAGAGATCTTCTTCCAAGATTGGTCAAAGCAGGAGATGATGGTAATTGTGGGTCAGCTGCTGTTTGTGACACACATTGTCTGCAG GTGCTTTCCAAGAGAATCCACTATGGTAAATTTGTTGCGGAAGCAAAATTTCGAGAGTCCCCTGCTGCATATGAGGATGCCATTAAAGCAAAA GACACGGCTCAACTGATGGAATTGCTGACATATGAAACAGTGGAAGCAGCAATTAAGAAAAGAGTAGAGATGAAGGCTAAAACATTTGGGCAAGATGTAATGGTCAACCAGCAGGAAGATGTGGCTGATCCTGTATACAAAATCAAGCCAAGTTTAGTTGCCAATCTGTATGGGGAATGGATCATGCCTCTAACAAAGCAAGTTCAGGTTGAATACTTGCTGAGAAGATTGGATTAA